caagtttaaaagtctggattgcattcttattatggaccatacatatgccgcgccacaggagaagaaaacatcgtcgccaaaacagtcaaaaatagaacgtaaaaggaaacgtgaccgtagattacagaaaacaagagttaatgtcggggaagctttttctaggtggaaagagctaatgcttgataaagatttcaaaagacacgctgaagtggccagttttcttctcgacaggtaagtcagtgttacaatctatattacaatattttttttatatctaacaatgcatataattcagaaaatataacgaataaattagacataactactaattacaatatttcatgttttccacagtcagtaattcatactgtaacattcgtttgttagttgtcatgttgcagtttgtttgaaataacacacctgttcacctgaaggaaaactcgacgaagtgctattagaagacatcctatcaaagctttttggtacatatcgcctaccgtagatgcaacgcgcatttgaaaaagcgaggcgctggagagcaaaattagtttgaatgcaaaatacaatttcaccactagatgggagtaattcctacttagtgtccctttaagtcAAAAGAATCCACCCAAATCTTAGAGAAAAGAAGCCatttttaataatactaaaatactaaatCCCACTTTAACTGCAAATATTGTACCTGGGCTCAGAGGTGTCATAAAAATGTGCTTGCTTGGATAGGGATGTTTGAGAACATTGAGAAATTCAATGTTCAGGTTTGTTTTATACCTTTGTTGATCTGTAGGGTTCTGGATAATGGTCTTTTCTCCATCAATAACATGCTGCTTCAGTTGATGGGACAGCATACCTGTCCAAGACCAAAAGAGAAGAACTGTCAATAATGGCCCGTTGGCACCTGCATGTGCTTTGGGTTGTTTGTCTTTGATGTTTTATGTGATGAAATAcaattaaagggttggttcataACTCAAACGAAACACGTTTGAGCTTCAGTTTATCATATCTGATGTTCTTCATGTATGCGTGTAGTTGATCAATGTTTATGTGCGAATCGGTTCACTCAGATGAAATCacttgattcatatggattactcTTTAAAATCTCTATGAATTTCTTAATGCATGAAAGCTTTGGTTCCAAGGACTTTCAAAGTAGGGAgagaaatctctcaggtttcattaaaaataacttttttgtacTTCAAAAATACACAATGATTCACATGATGATTTTTTTGGATGAGCTGTCCCTTTAAAGCAAATATCAGATATCAAGCTAGTCCCATTTTTGTAGAAATAATGAGTTTTCATTCCCAGTTTTGCTGAGTAATGGGTTTACTAACCACCACACCTTCAAACTCCACAATACTCTCTGGATGGATAATGTTTTAATTGCGGTCGGGCTTTCCCAAATGATATAACAGCCATAACTCACCCTCAATCGGATGGCACTTGAATGACTGAGCAATCTTATTCCAGGCCTCTGTTACTTGAGTGTTCTTCAAAGGTTAATAGggcagagaaaaaaaagacaaaacaccttgatataagacagttttttagaTTTCTGTGCAATCTTGTATTGAGGTGATTTCCACTCATATTCTCATAGATGTTTAAAATAGTCAACCTTAACTATTAGCCTCTTTAATTATGAAGTATGTACTAACCTGGTTGCCGGGTTTGACGAGACGCAAAGCTGCTTCCGCACACAGGTGTGCTGCTTTGATGACATCAGCCTTCCTTCCTGTCACAGGTGCTTCCTGAAAGAAATTCAAATCACAAAATGACAGAATACATGTACATTCAGCCGGAAAGTCACTAGTTTTGTGTCGGGGTTTATTGTTGCAATTAGTGTGATGCTAGAGGAAGCGCAGAAACAGTGGGGAAGAaaagcatatacagtatatgcacacgAACCTTAGTAGCTCCAATAACAAAGCTATGGGCCACGTTGGAGATGAAGCCGTCGACATGTACCCCTAAATCACTGTTGAGAGAGAAGAGAAATTCAGGAGGGTAACCTGAGAACAAGGCAAATAAACAGCAAGACTTCGAGCAccttcaaataaatacaataaaaatgaatcaaaGTACCAGACCATAAAGATGTCTTGCTATAATAGGAAATACATTGACATGGACAATTACAGGTTCTATAAGAGATTCCAGGACACTTTTTAATTGCAGAGTCAACATTAAAAACACGTATTAAGTGTAATATTAACGTGCAAAGTTGCATGTGTGGATCACATAAAAACAAGTGAACAAGCAGGAAGACACGATCGGAAGAGCAGAGAACACTGCAGACAAGATGAGCTGAGGAAGAGGAAAGAGAGTGACTTGAGGAAAAGGAGAGGAAGGAAAAGACATGGGGAGGTCAGACAGACGCAGACGAACTGAGAGGGGAGTTTGCCTACATTTTGACCAAATCTCCATCTTTCAGCGTGTAGTCGGGGTCGCTCTTCAGGGGAGAGAAGTGGCAGACACAGTTATTGACTGACACACTGGTGGGGAACGCAATGCCTGCAAGAAAGGACAACCACCAATCCTCAACAAAAAGACCTTCTGCATAAAGTGTGAGGAGACAGTGATATCAAACGAGGCCTGCAGATTTCTCTGGAGGATCTATTACTATTTCATCTATTCTAAATGGGCTCAATTTAAAGCCACAAGCATTTAGCCACGTCTCCATCTCTTGTCTCACCTTTCTTCATGTCTTTCTCTTTCTTAAAGACCTTCCCAGTCTCTGCCATGATGAAAGCATCTCCTTTCACACAGAGGCTGAGAACTGACACTCCTGGTTTGGCTGCATCGATGACGACCCTCAGCGCCtctaaaaagaaaagaacaagaagaatatttatgattaaaaaaaaaaaaaatgtttaactgtCTGTTGTCTATAGGGTTTGATGTTAGGCTCACAAAgatgtcactttcaaaccaagcagctttctgttggttagAATGGTGAATGTGTTCCAGCTTTCCAGCTTCCAGATCACATGGATTGATACTGAAATGACTGGACTTGGCCTGTGAAAATCTGCAATGTGGCGGCACCTTCAAGATGTTATTCAGAAAACTGAACGGAGTCATATGCTCACTAAATGAAAGTCTAACGAATCCCTGTCCTAGTCATCTAAATAAAAAGTTCAGAAATCAGAACACAGCGAGATAAATGCTAAACTTCTTCACATCACGTGTTTACCACCTCCAGCATTCGcatacatttgaacagaagcgaAGAGAGTGAATAATGCAGTGTGAGACGCAGTTAGAAACCATAATGGTTCAAGATGTAATATAAACACCTCTTAACACCAAATTTTAGTGCAaactttggtgcatttttttttcaattagggTCCTGAAAGAGAACCAGTTGAGAATCAGATAACATATACAAATAACGGATGCTTGAGCATATATGAGGGAAGAAACTTCTCATTTGAAACCAATGTAGTCTCAACAATGAAGTCTGAAACATTTGTACATAACTTGGAATCACTGGAGCTCAAAGAGTATTGCACGACCATTCAAATTCAcggtgcaaaaaagaaaaaaaaaagaatctggaCTGATAATGTCAAAATCCCTGTCAGCATCACCTCACCAACTGAAGTTCACTACCTGTGAGAGCAACGCTGATAAATGGGATTTGTAAGCTCTCAAGTCACTGTTCTGCCACAGCAAGGCAGTAGTGGACATATTCATCCAGACAGCTCACTAATAACCCATGCCTTTGAGGACTAACCTCTACCAGCTGGCAATGCAAGAGCCACAAGTGTACAACTGACATGCACTGAGGGCTAATGCTAGCTAGCATTAGCTCTAGAATGAGTCCCTCCTCGGTTCTGTAGAACTGCAAAAAAGTGTACAGGATTTATAAACATGTACAAGAGGAACAACTATGCATTTGAAGGAGGTCTCAATCTGCTGCATGCTATGTAGGTCGGAGCGCAGGGGTCTCGTGTGCCGAGCCGCTCATCGCGTCCTAACACATGGCATGCGCGAGAAAGCAGCGTGGAGGCCCGTGTCACCGACTCTACACCTCCAGCACTAAAACGTCAAACTCACGGTTGGCGATGTCACCGCCCATCTTGTACTTGGTCACGACCAAGTCCTCGGCGATGGTCTGCTCTTGCTGCTCGTCGTCGGACATCGTTGCACCGGCTTCCGAAGCGTCTCTCTGGGTGTATGATGACGATGAGCGGACAGCAGAAATCAGTCACGCTACCACCAGGCGGCTCGCCGACCGTCCAGCTCCGCCCACGGACTCCACGCACAACGTAGCCACGCCCACTACGCGGCCGCATCAAAGATGTCGTCATATACGATGGCGCCAAAACCTGGGCACACAGTAGTCAAacgtttcaaagcagcttcactaGTAATACACaggaaaataactttaattacAAATGAATATAGTGTTATTATCTATCTCAAATTATGTTCAGGATTTTgttgtatgtgaccctggaccacaaaactagtcaaatggaacttttttttaaaggcaaagctgaataaataagctttgcatTGATTGATGCTTTGTtgggataggacaatatttggctgagatacaactacttgacaatctgaaatctgagggtgcaaaaaaaaaaaaaaacagtttaaatactgagaaaatcgcctttaaactTGGCCaagtgaagttcttagcaatgcatattactaatcaaaaattacgttttgatagatttacggtaggaaaattacaaaatatcttaaatgaaaatgatttttggCGTAAATGAAAAATCGAAGTTGACCCATATAAATATACCCGTGCTAATTATGACTGGTCCAGGTTCACAGTAAATTGCAAGTAAGTTTTTAGGCGCTTCTCTTTTTCAATTGCTTAAAAAGATTGAAATGACttcacatgtttttaaaatgccacaaaaacaatattacatatttaattattaaatatcacattattacattaacacataataaatattataaacatcaaGGTTAAATGGTAAGCACAAGAATTCAGATTTTCTGTTCAGTTGAGAAGAAATCTATTATAATATGCCATAATAAGTCATAAAACAGGCTTATAGCTGCCAGAATGATTTGTTccattgtaaaacatttttagtcATACAATATCATGCAGTAAGTGGCATGTCTCAAAATTAGTTTGGATGAATTCATAACTCACCTACTAAGCAGTTTTCCACCTATAATCATTCAGGCACACACAGATGATAAATCTGTCTTGATCTTCATGGGAATTTTCTCAATAGTTCTTagctaaatatgtattaaaacacaactaaatttgaacaaaaaagttgaaaaaagggTATAAGAGAGTAAAGgttttaaatttactttattaaagtgtAAGATAAaagcaaatacaataaaaaaatcttttcaAACAGTCACAAAGTAGAGAAAATACTTTAGTTTGATATGTGTGTACAAAACTATAGATTTATTACTGGCCATTTCATTTGAAAC
This genomic stretch from Carassius gibelio isolate Cgi1373 ecotype wild population from Czech Republic chromosome B6, carGib1.2-hapl.c, whole genome shotgun sequence harbors:
- the LOC127959919 gene encoding proliferation-associated protein 2G4-like — encoded protein: MSDDEQQEQTIAEDLVVTKYKMGGDIANQALRVVIDAAKPGVSVLSLCVKGDAFIMAETGKVFKKEKDMKKGIAFPTSVSVNNCVCHFSPLKSDPDYTLKDGDLVKIDLGVHVDGFISNVAHSFVIGATKEAPVTGRKADVIKAAHLCAEAALRLVKPGNQNTQVTEAWNKIAQSFKCHPIEGMLSHQLKQHVIDGEKTIIQNPTDQQRKDHEKAEFEVHEVYAVDVLISTGEGKARDGGQRTTIYKRDPSKQYGLKMKTSRMFFSEVERRFDAMPFTLRAFEDEGKARLGVVECAKHELLQPFSVLNEKEGEFVAQFKFTVLLMANGPLKITSGPLEAELYKSEYDVQDPELKSLIQSSASRKAQKKKKKKASKTAETATGQPAENEVAAK